Sequence from the Magallana gigas chromosome 4, xbMagGiga1.1, whole genome shotgun sequence genome:
attttatagtcatatcacatgttgagtattgcagttctcaaaaagatccttaaaaattgtttatataagggatataaagctacatcaaactctgaaccttcctgtgaggccgaagaattgtcctggagccaaagtcttaacaattataaagaatcatctagctgattagtttctgtgaagaagatttttaaagatttaatatatatatatatatacctatgtaaaactttgacccccattgtggccccaccctacccccggggttcatgattttcacattttttgaatctacactacctgagaatgcttccacaaaagtttcagctttcctggctgattagtttatggaaagaagatttttaaagatttaatatatatatatatatatatatatatatatatatatatatatatatatatatatatatatatatatatatatatatatatattattttcatgcatTGTAACAAAGTATAACATTGGTTCTTTTGACATCACGTGTCAAAGTATAAAAATGCAGATGGACCTGTACTTTCTAAAAATAAGCTTTAAAAACTCAGATTGACCTGTACTTTCTAAAAATAAGCTTTAAAAACTCAGATTGACCTGTACTTtctaaatatagaaataatCTTGTTTTAATCTTGCCAATTCTTCTTTGGAAAATAATATAACGAATGTAGCCCTTTCACTCGGTCAATCCATAGATATATCGACTTCACAGAAAAGCATATCGACCTCGCACTTCGTGCTCGGTCGATATGCTTTTCTGTGAAGTCGATATATCTATGGATCGACCTCATGAAAGGgctatatttgtataatatatatatatatatatatatatatatatatatatatatatatatatatatatatatatatataaaacttcgaccccacattgtggccccatcctacccccgggggtcatgattttcacaactttgaataaacttcacctgaggatgcttccgcacacgtttcagctttcctggctaattagtttttttaaatatttactctatatattgctattgtggccccaccctacccccgggggtcatgatttttacatcttagaatctacactacctgaaaatgcttcaacaaaagtttcagctttcctggctaattagtttctgaaaagaagatttttaaagatttactatatatattcctatgtaaaacttcgcccccccccccccattgtggccccacctacccccaggggtcatgattttcacaactttgaatctttacattacatgaggatgcttccacacaagtttcagctttcctggctgattagtttctgagaagatttttaaagattcactctatatatatccctttgtaaaacttcaaccccccattgtggccccaacctacccccgggggtcatgattttcacaattttgaataaactttacctgaggatgcttccccccaagtttcagctttcctggctgattacttaatgagaagaaaattttttaagaatttactctacgtattcctatgtaaaacttcgaccccccccccccattgtggccccaccctacccccgggggtcatgattttcacaactatgaattaactttaccttaggatgcttccacacaagttttagctttcctggctgattagtttctgagaagaggatattttaaaatttaaactatatatttctatgaaaaactttgaccccttccccccattgtggccccatcctacccccgggggtcatgattttcacgactttgaatcaacactaccttaggatacttccacacaagtttcagctttcctgtctAATTAGTTtctgtgaagaagatttttaaagatttctcaaattttttcattaatttctaattatcttcccttgaaaaagggtgtggcccttaattttcacaactttaaattccctttgcctaaggatgatttgtgtcaagttttgttgaaatttgcccagtagttcttgagaagatgttgaaaatgtgaaaagtttaagGACAGACGgatgacagacaaaatgtgatcagaaaagctcacttgacaTTTCAGCTCAGGTAAGCTAAAGAAGAAAGTTATTAATTATTAACctattacatgtagattaataGAATTTATGAATTCATCAGTATAGGAAAACTAaagttcaaatatattttatataaaatgtgaacaataaaattcaatattacacAGAAAAAGGCCACCTTTGTTTGATTTTGCATCACATTTTTATAACTGATGATGTTTACTttggatacatgtatttgattttctttacattgccttTGAAAATCTCACACACAAATAGATTTTCATTATTGTCCAAACATAAATCATAAGGATTCTtcagatcacagttatcaatgtaacggagaaaGTGTCCATCTtgatccagaatgtggatacaatggttGAAAACATCTGCTGTCAGGATATGACTTTGGCTGTCTGTTGTTATACCAAAGAGTTCAAATGGTCCCTTCTTGGTAACTGTGGGACGACCGCAgtatctccatctgagtttactgtcctgattaaccaccactactgcacgagCATTAatgtcagctacacagatgtcatggtttctgttctctgTGACATATAGAAGTTCACCATTTCCCGAGTACAGAGGTTTACCTTCATCatcaaactgaatggtttgtttctctgtagatcccGAGTAACGAACAACTTTGGATTGAGTGTAATCATCACTGAACAtggtaaccaggagatcaccagtagaggtgacacacagCCTCCTCGGCGTCCACTTACTAGGTATTCTGATCAATTCTTCTGTCTGTCCATTCCTCACTTTATACACTGTCTTTATTTCATCACTAATATACAGTAAATTCCCATCCTTGTCAACAGCTATATGATTGGGGAAATCACCTGATTTTTGTTTGATTGTCTGGAGGAGTGAACCTTCAATGTTAAAGCATTTTATATCTTTGGTCAGTCCACTCGTCCATATACTACCATCTTTAAGACAGGCAACACTCCGTAGTTCTTCATACCCAGTCTGTATTGTGGCAACAAGCTCAGGTTCATCCAGTAGTTCGGTTTTACATTTCAGATCAATGAGGGTTGATCTTCGTTCCTGCAAAGGGACTATTGTATGTTTGTCATTTCCATCTGAGGTGTGACCTACTACACAGGGCTTGCAGAGGCTGAGATGGCAAAGGCcacagtagctgtgtactatggTGGTCTCACAATAGTCACATAGGGGCACATCCTGGGCACTAGAACATGGATCCATGGTtgttctatgaaaaaaaaaattgaaacatgatTGTTGTTTCAATgatgaagaaatattttatacataattcCATAGCCAGATTAaagaattgattttatatgtaaaacgatttttatttattcacctaaaaacacccccccccccctccagcttaattttcttctttatcCGCACATTGACTGATCGAAACAAATCGTTAACCACGTTATAAAACTGATGccttaatttatatatttatataagtttataatataataaatcaaaatgatataattgtGTTTGATTATATGTAACtagttttttaaaacgaaaGTACATTAATTTCTAATGCAATTTAGGGTTATATGTCTTAATCGTCAAAGCTAGCAGCTTAAGAGTtggttttaaaagtaaatatgcAATAATAGTTAGATTACAAACCTTGCTTTAAAAAAGTAGTCGAAAATCTAACTGTCTAGTATGCGTGCCCGAAACATGACTGATCCTGTTCTGAATGCGACCACCTGGCACCtgatcaaaaataaacaaaaaaatatcagagTTACTTCCCGTTCATTGCTCACCCTCACAACGCCAGGGACTTTGGGACATATGGCCCATGCCATTGTGAGGTTGGGGAAAAAAACAAGAGTAAATTTAAAGAGAaactttgtaatgtaaacaacaaATATAACCCAACgaatgactttcaaattttggttgcctattaaagtGCTTTATACTGAAGCATTGTactcattaaaataatttttgaccaaaaattGTGTCCATGCCTCCTTTAACCCTATATCTAAAATGCATGTGTGCagtgataaaaataacaaatacagCTTACATGTACGTCAAgtaaaaagtatatttattaATTGCAACTCACAAAGAGACAGCTAAATTACACATACAGCTCACATATTTTTCGTTAATCTATTTTTCCAACAAgttacattttgtaaataaaattctactaaaattcaaaaccatattagagaattaaataaccttatttttaaaaaatgcatatattatcTAATAATTATTGCAATTCATAAAAGGGACAGCTACATTGTAAATAacacattatgatttttatacatatcACACATTCTTCGTTAATCAACCTTTTAACAAGTTACATGTTGTAAATAGACTTCAGGAAATAGACTTctctttaaattcaatatcatattaaagtattaaataatacatgtacgtgtatttttttttaaaataagattttcaaaaatatttcatttatacagTCATCAAcatattaattcattaattttctttgaaGATAATTCTTTTTAAGTATATCCAATTTAACGATATTAGAGCAGGCTTAATTCTAGTCCGAGAAATCTGACGTTTTCCTGGTTTTTTTAACGATTCTGATATTTTCCCTGACAAGTAAACCGTTATTAAAGCCAggaaaaattaagatatttcgGACTATCTTGACTCATATTATTACAGGTATTTTCATCATAACAGACATTAGAATTAAATTAATAGCTTgtcggattttttaaaaaataaaacacacaaaacCAAATCCAAAAACAACTGAAAAAAGGTTTCAACACTGTATCATTCTGTTCAAATGCAGCTGTCACAATGTAAATGACCAAGTCTGTCATCAAATGCACGatcacaataattaaaacaactCACCGACTTTTTTCTCCGaaataccaatttttaaattatttaagatCATGCTAAACAAGTATCAAATATAATGCTTTGCAGACGTCAATAAGTTCTCAATATATTATTACTTTAACCACATTTAGCTATATGAATAAACACATTCATATGGCGTTCGGATATTGGCATTGAGATATAAAAAAACGGTATGCCATGTCTTTTAACTTAATATTTGATGCGAAGTTCCACGATGTTAATTTCGTAAGAGATTGACATGATGACATGGAATCATTAATTGATTTTATGATACATGATACATTCTAAGATTCAAACACAAGTTTAAATCATCTTTTCGGCAAGTCTCGAGTTATACATAAATCTAAATTACTAGTATATAGCTTATGTAGAGCGGTGCGgttcagaaacccttgacttgggaagacaAATAAGTATTAAAGATGGGGTTTATTCTAGGGATTCACTTGATCTAAAATCATGTCTTTTAAGACATCTATTTGCAATCTTTGTAAATTCCAAACTTCttctatatgtatatttgtaatCATAGGTTGGACCTATAAGtcactttataaatataaacaacagtaactttatacatgcatgatttcaaaatattgtcaaCTTTTGGACATTGATAGATTACATTTCATATCCAGTATTTGAACGTATTTACTTttgaatacccccccccccccccccccccccaattggtGGCAGATTTTACAAATCAAGGGTAATCGTTAATCCATGAAATTATGTGTCGATAAATGAAAAGGTACGACGATTTCATAGATAATTCAGTCCTTGTTTTTTAAACAGCAGATGGGTTCTATAATTCATATCATCTCAATCTTCTTATCTTCTCATACTCAACATGCTCACAGAAAATTTAATTTGCAATCTTTCATAGAAAACTAAAACGGGATGTCATtgtttgaacttatgtgtgtacatgtatgtatagctctggatataacattttcaagacACCAATATTTTCTCTGACAAATGATCTCTTGAGGACGTGATCCCTCcgtttgaaaaaaacaaaacattcttctcTCAATCATTGGGTCAAGTTTGTACAGCAAAGTTGTCTCAGAGGTtctaaataaagaaagaatatGAAGAGAACTGTCTAAAGCTGCTTGCTATTAGTGCGTCCTGTACACAATTGAGCTAAAGAAACATGTACACAattgagctaaaaaaaaaaacccagtctgCGATATCAAGCCAATTTCATTATTGCATGAAGGCCATGTGCACTATTGTATACAACGTTATTTTCACCAGTGTAATTTCCGCTCTTTTACACTTTCAAACaatttcgccccgtcttgaaatCGCCTAGATTCAGGTGGCTCTAAGACATTGGAATTCGACCAGTCTAttttcctgtatacagtatgaAATTTGTAGAGAAAGTAGCAGTTAAAATATGTCttctattttttattcttttattgcAAAACCAGCGTCAATCTGCAAACTGTTTGAAAGTTATCTTGATGAAAAGTAAGATAAATCAATCCTTTTTTCCTTTAGCTTTTAATCTTTTCTTTAGAAATTATTGCTACatcacatgttttataaaaaaaactcattATGTTTCACTACTCACATAGCAaaacaagaatatatacatatgaGAGCAGTAAACTTTCTCAACTTTGTCTTTTCTGAAAGTATTATAAGACTACATTTAATGATGAAATTGCCCTTTTATATAGATTAATTCAATAcacatgaattaaaaaaacatatgtttatattaaaaacaacatcACACTACTGTCAAACGGTGAAAGATATAGAAAGGTAGACAacccctccctctctctctctctctctctctctctctctctctctctctctctctctctctctctctctcttcttgtACACGAAATACTCAAAACATTCAACAACaatttatagaaaattgaaGAAATAGAAGATAATGCATGTAAAGAAAttttgctgcccccccccccccccattgacCATTGTCAGTGTCagtgattgaaaataaaatagacCCTAAAGACAAAATTTCTCATCACAAATTTATGTCTCCTTTGTCAAAACCATTTtcagacaaaatttaaaataaagaaaaattatataattaatatgtgttggaaaaaaatataaaacatgggTATTAACATTTGACAAAAATAGCCCTATATATACTGTAGAAACATAATACATTACATTACAGTTTGAACAGGTACATTGTAAAGTATACAACTAAAATCAATAGCTTTCACATCAGGTGTAACAAACACACACCACCGACTTCAACACACATAGCACCTTGCGGAGTTACGTCCCCTGCAGACAATGACTTACAGTACTGTACAGTCTTACGCACGGTCACAGTCAATAAAGTAGAAAACACGACAAACATCATGTCATGGTCTGGCTGTTTAATGGCTTCCTTTTCTTCTCCCATTCTCATGTTCTGCATTTACAAGAAGTTCCGGATGCCAAAGCAGGATATCATCCAAAGCTTATATTTTGTGCaatctataaaaaataatcaattttctgTGAATTGTTAAAAAGTACTAAGTAGAATAAATAGCAAATAGTGCTAATTTAAGCACTCTAAAAACTCAGTGTTACTTTATTCAAAGTACAGAATATCAAAATTTGTTGTATTAAAGAGAGCTAGTCA
This genomic interval carries:
- the LOC136274634 gene encoding uncharacterized protein codes for the protein MDPCSSAQDVPLCDYCETTIVHSYCGLCHLSLCKPCVVGHTSDGNDKHTIVPLQERRSTLIDLKCKTELLDEPELVATIQTGYEELRSVACLKDGSIWTSGLTKDIKCFNIEGSLLQTIKQKSGDFPNHIAVDKDGNLLYISDEIKTVYKVRNGQTEELIRIPSKWTPRRLCVTSTGDLLVTMFSDDYTQSKVVRYSGSTEKQTIQFDDEGKPLYSGNGELLYVTENRNHDICVADINARAVVVVNQDSKLRWRYCGRPTVTKKGPFELFGITTDSQSHILTADVFNHCIHILDQDGHFLRYIDNCDLKNPYDLCLDNNENLFVCEIFKGNVKKIKYMYPK